A stretch of Brassica napus cultivar Da-Ae chromosome C6, Da-Ae, whole genome shotgun sequence DNA encodes these proteins:
- the LOC111206811 gene encoding non-specific lipid-transfer protein 2-like, whose translation MKASCTKLVLITCTLLLLLIVAQENRVAAAEQCNPMQLMPCEDAIMKGSTPSNECCTRLNQQQHCICQYMKNPEFKSFLNSPNAKMVASHCHCKPKC comes from the coding sequence ATGAAGGCCTCTTGTACAAAACTGGTCTTGATCACTTGTACACTCCTTCTCTTGCTCATTGTTGCGCAAGAAAACAGAGTCGCCGCGGCAGAGCAATGTAATCCCATGCAGCTTATGCCATGCGAGGACGCCATAATGAAAGGCTCTACGCCCTCCAATGAGTGTTGCACCAGGTTGAACCAGCAACAACACTGTATCTGCCAGTACATGAAGAACCCAGAGTTCAAATCTTTCCTTAACTCACCAAATGCGAAAATGGTCGCCAGTCATTGTCACTGTAAACCCAAGTGCTAG
- the LOC106407521 gene encoding protein SAR DEFICIENT 1 isoform X1, with protein sequence MAGKRLFQDLESDQENKSQKRFKSLPLFASFSVFGALNTETTLTSLSLALEPLVRKVVRQEVSKKIRSFSRSSSFRVEAPENIAPTLKLMFAKNIQTQQIFTGSKITDVDNAPLQVILVDGSNNDHQIVPVNLDRPIRLDIVALHGDFPLGDKWSSDEFERSIVRERDGKRPLIAGELTVTVRNGVGTVRDIEFTDNSRWVRSRKFRIGVRVAKGSSGLGVAVCEAMTEAFIVKDHRGELYKKHHPPMLEDEVWRLEKIRKDGPLHKKLSSENINNVQDFLKLSVIDLDRLRQISQMSDKIWDVTLKHARECILGNKLYVHRGPNFFLTLNPICEVMEAEINGQFFSRREAQNQLYIKKLVRDANSKWNLLEVMERKTNETPLLTQGDTIDQQYGANHYHNNMEINRSYQQNGYAPEGSTNTLEMINEGYTTTSPMELGVYFNITGSSSQGHLNPFG encoded by the exons ATGGCGGGGAAGAGGCTATTTCAAGATTTGGAGTCAGATCAAGAAAACAAATCCCAGAAACGATTCAAATCTCTACCACTATTTGCCTC TTTCAGTGTGTTTGGAGCATTGAATACAGAAACCACGTTGACGAGCTTATCGTTAGCCCTAGAGCCTCTTGTTAGAAAAGTT GTAAGACAAGAAGTAAGTAAAAAAATTCGATCATTTTCTCGGTCGTCGTCGTTTCGAGTTGAAGCTCCGGAGAACATTGCTCCGACATTAAAGCTAATGTTCGCTAAGAATATACAGACGCAACAAATATTCACGGGAAGTAAAATCACTGACGTGGACAACGCTCCACTCCAGGTCATCCTCGTCGACGGTTCAAACAATGATCATCAGATCGTTCCTGTGAATCTTGACCGTCCGATCAGACTAGACATCGTTGCTCTTCACGGAGATTTTCCTTTGGGTGATAAATGGAGTAGCGATGAGTTTGAGCGTAGTATAGTCAGAGAAAGGGATGGGAAACGGCCGTTAATTGCCGGAGAATTAACTGTGACGGTGAGGAACGGAGTAGGAACGGTCAGAGATATTGAGTTTACCGATAACTCGAGATGGGTTCGTAGCCGTAAGTTTAGAATTGGCGTGAGAGTTGCCAAAGGGAGTAGCGGTCTAGGCGTTGCGGTCTGTGAAGCCATGACTGAAGCATTCATTGTTAAAGATCACCGTGGAGAAC TGTACAAGAAACATCACCCACCAATGTTAGAAGACGAAGTCTGGCGGCTAGAGAAGATACGCAAAGATGGGCCCTTACACAAGAAGCTCTCGTCTGAAAACATCAACAATGTTCAAGATTTTTTGAAGTTATCAGTCATTGACCTTGACAGACTCCGTCAG ATTAGCCAAATGTCTGATAAAATTTGGGATGTCACATTGAAACATGCTAGAGAGTGCATTTTGGGAAACAAGTTATACGTTCACAGAGGACCTAACTTTTTCTTGACCTTGAATCCGATATGTGAAGTTATGGAAGCAGAGATCAACGGTCAGTTTTTTTCCCGTCGAGAAGCGCAGAATCAGCTCTATATTAAGAAGTTAGTTCGAGATGCTAACTCAAAGTGGAATTTGTTAGAAGTGATGGAAAGAAAAACGAATGAGACTCCTCTTTTGACACAAG GTGATACTATTGACCAGCAATATGGTGCAAACCACTACCACAACAACATGGAAATCAATAGGTCGTATCAACAAAACGGATATGCTCCAGAGGGATCTACCAACACTTTGGAGATGATAAACGAAGGGTATACTACGACGAGTCCAATGGAACTCGGTGTATATTTCAATATTACCGGATCGTCGTCCCAAGGTCATCTTAACCCTTTCGGTTAA
- the LOC106407521 gene encoding protein SAR DEFICIENT 1 isoform X2, with product MAGKRLFQDLESDQENKSQKRFKSLPLFASVFGALNTETTLTSLSLALEPLVRKVVRQEVSKKIRSFSRSSSFRVEAPENIAPTLKLMFAKNIQTQQIFTGSKITDVDNAPLQVILVDGSNNDHQIVPVNLDRPIRLDIVALHGDFPLGDKWSSDEFERSIVRERDGKRPLIAGELTVTVRNGVGTVRDIEFTDNSRWVRSRKFRIGVRVAKGSSGLGVAVCEAMTEAFIVKDHRGELYKKHHPPMLEDEVWRLEKIRKDGPLHKKLSSENINNVQDFLKLSVIDLDRLRQISQMSDKIWDVTLKHARECILGNKLYVHRGPNFFLTLNPICEVMEAEINGQFFSRREAQNQLYIKKLVRDANSKWNLLEVMERKTNETPLLTQGDTIDQQYGANHYHNNMEINRSYQQNGYAPEGSTNTLEMINEGYTTTSPMELGVYFNITGSSSQGHLNPFG from the exons ATGGCGGGGAAGAGGCTATTTCAAGATTTGGAGTCAGATCAAGAAAACAAATCCCAGAAACGATTCAAATCTCTACCACTATTTGCCTC TGTGTTTGGAGCATTGAATACAGAAACCACGTTGACGAGCTTATCGTTAGCCCTAGAGCCTCTTGTTAGAAAAGTT GTAAGACAAGAAGTAAGTAAAAAAATTCGATCATTTTCTCGGTCGTCGTCGTTTCGAGTTGAAGCTCCGGAGAACATTGCTCCGACATTAAAGCTAATGTTCGCTAAGAATATACAGACGCAACAAATATTCACGGGAAGTAAAATCACTGACGTGGACAACGCTCCACTCCAGGTCATCCTCGTCGACGGTTCAAACAATGATCATCAGATCGTTCCTGTGAATCTTGACCGTCCGATCAGACTAGACATCGTTGCTCTTCACGGAGATTTTCCTTTGGGTGATAAATGGAGTAGCGATGAGTTTGAGCGTAGTATAGTCAGAGAAAGGGATGGGAAACGGCCGTTAATTGCCGGAGAATTAACTGTGACGGTGAGGAACGGAGTAGGAACGGTCAGAGATATTGAGTTTACCGATAACTCGAGATGGGTTCGTAGCCGTAAGTTTAGAATTGGCGTGAGAGTTGCCAAAGGGAGTAGCGGTCTAGGCGTTGCGGTCTGTGAAGCCATGACTGAAGCATTCATTGTTAAAGATCACCGTGGAGAAC TGTACAAGAAACATCACCCACCAATGTTAGAAGACGAAGTCTGGCGGCTAGAGAAGATACGCAAAGATGGGCCCTTACACAAGAAGCTCTCGTCTGAAAACATCAACAATGTTCAAGATTTTTTGAAGTTATCAGTCATTGACCTTGACAGACTCCGTCAG ATTAGCCAAATGTCTGATAAAATTTGGGATGTCACATTGAAACATGCTAGAGAGTGCATTTTGGGAAACAAGTTATACGTTCACAGAGGACCTAACTTTTTCTTGACCTTGAATCCGATATGTGAAGTTATGGAAGCAGAGATCAACGGTCAGTTTTTTTCCCGTCGAGAAGCGCAGAATCAGCTCTATATTAAGAAGTTAGTTCGAGATGCTAACTCAAAGTGGAATTTGTTAGAAGTGATGGAAAGAAAAACGAATGAGACTCCTCTTTTGACACAAG GTGATACTATTGACCAGCAATATGGTGCAAACCACTACCACAACAACATGGAAATCAATAGGTCGTATCAACAAAACGGATATGCTCCAGAGGGATCTACCAACACTTTGGAGATGATAAACGAAGGGTATACTACGACGAGTCCAATGGAACTCGGTGTATATTTCAATATTACCGGATCGTCGTCCCAAGGTCATCTTAACCCTTTCGGTTAA
- the LOC111207011 gene encoding glycosyltransferase BC10-like produces MKTKSQETQEDSLQQETRHHLHQIFISMMFKSRRFFHHLVLYSFLIGFGFGLGFLLNFHMRNVSFSPQLFRLSSPSLSPQLQPQPENLVIANETVVPEGQKGHSPVEFEKVKHHIMTEEEELMWRALEVQERPSTVKKKVAFMFLTRGKLPLAKLWERFFNGHQGLFSVYVHTSNLSYVDDGIPETSPFYRRRIPSKEVKWGMVSMVEAERRLLANALLDAANQRFVLLSETDIPLFNFSTIYSYLINSQHSFVDLYDLPGPAGRGRYNRRMSPVITRSKWRKGSQWFEIDREIALAVVSDNTYFPLFKKHCRWGCYADEHYLPTFVHVMFPGKNANRSLTWTDWSRRGPHPRKYTRRSVRAELLTKLRNREGCVYNGKESNKCYLFARKFDDSCIDMLIHFAGRIMGF; encoded by the exons atgaagacGAAGAGCCAAGAAACACAAGAAGACTCTCTTCAACAAGAGACTCGTCATCATCTTCACCAAATCTTCATCTCAATGATGTTCAAATCACGCAGATTCTTCCATCACCTCGTCTTATATTCGTTTCTTATTGGTTTCGGGTTCGGTCTCGGCTTCCTACTCAACTTCCACATGAGAAACGTTTCTTTCAGCCCCCAACTCTTTCGTCTATCTTCTCCTTCCCTCTCTCCACAGCTTCAGCCGCAGCCGGAAAATTTAGTTATAGCTAACGAAACGGTTGTTCCTGAAGGGCAAAAAGGTCATTCTCCGGTGGAGTTTGAGAAGGTGAAGCATCATATCATGACGGAGGAGGAAGAACTCATGTGGCGTGCGTTGGAGGTTCAAGAAAGACCGTCGACGGTGAAGAAGAAAGTGGCGTTTATGTTCTTGACGAGAGGGAAGCTTCCTTTGGCTAAACTGTGGGAGAGATTTTTCAATGGCCATCAAGGCCTTTTCTCTGTTTACGTTCATACTAGTAACCTTTCTTACGTTGACGATGGTATTCCTGAAACGTCGCCGTTTTATCGTCGGAGGATTCCAAGCAAG GAAGTGAAATGGGGTATGGTGAGCATGGTGGAGGCTGAGCGGCGGCTACTAGCTAACGCTCTGCTCGACGCAGCAAACCAACGTTTCGTCCTCCTCTCGGAAACAGACATACCTCTCTTCAACTTCTCTACCATTTACTCTTACCTCATAAACTCTCAACACTCTTTCGTCGACCTCTACGATCTTCCTGGACCAGCAGGTCGTGGCCGCTACAACCGACGTATGTCCCCAGTTATTACCCGCAGCAAGTGGCGAAAAGGCTCTCAATGGTTCGAAATAGACCGTGAAATAGCTTTAGCTGTTGTCTCCGACAACACTTACTTCCCATTGTTCAAGAAACATTGCCGTTGGGGTTGTTACGCTGACGAGCATTACTTGCCAACGTTTGTTCACGTCATGTTTCCGGGGAAGAACGCGAACCGGTCGTTGACGTGGACGGATTGGTCACGAAGGGGACCTCATCCGAGGAAGTATACAAGACGGTCGGTGAGGGCGGAGCTTCTAACGAAGCTGAGGAATAGAGAAGGATGTGTGTATAATGGGAAGGAGAGTAACAAATGTTATTTGTTCGCTAGAAAATTCGATGATAGTTGTATAGATATGTTGATTCATTTTGCTGGTAGGATTATGGGGTTTTAG